A window of Streptomyces sp. NBC_01241 genomic DNA:
CATACGCGACCAGATTCGGGTCATCGAACGCAGCGGAGACCGCTGCCGGAGTGTGGGAAACTTGCATCTACGAGGTGCCTTGCTGATTGTGCGTGCTGGAAGCGTCAGAACTCCCATCATCGCAGGTCAGCAGGCACCTCTTCTCGTTTCCTCATCCACAGGACACGAGCCGCTCGGCGGATCGAGGCTTAGCGAACTCGACGACGATGGCGTCTCGTTCGCGTTGTCGCACCGGGTGCCATCCGGTGCTGGTGTTGCCCTGGGGGCAGCGGACCCGTCGGGCTTTCCAGTCGATCCGGAAGGCGCTCTTGTCGTAGCCGGCGTGGCTCTTGGCCTGGGCGGATCGGTCGAGGAGGACGGGAGTGACCATGACGGTTCCGCGGCTGCGGGCGGTCTCGATCAGTTCGGCGGAGGGGTAACCGGAGTCCAGGTAGTGCTCGGCGGGCGGCAGGCCGCGGTCGGCGAGTTGTTGCTGGATCGGCGCGGTGGCCTTCACGTCCGGCACCGTCGACAGGGTGGTGGTCACATCCGTGATCAGGTTCGGCCGTCCCCGGACTTCGGCTTCGGCTTCGGCTTCGGGGGGAGTGTTGTCGCAGCTCTCGGTGAGATGGACCTTGTAGCCGAGCCAGAACAGGTCGTCGCCCTTGGCGGACCAGCGGGCGTCGGTGTCGTAGGGCGAGGCGAGGCGGAGATGGCCGGGCGGGACACCGTCCTCGTCGGCTTCCCGCTTGCTGACCACCTCCTTGCCCCGGCTGCTGGTGCGGACGGTGTAGGTCTGCACGAGGACTTGGCGCATGATGTCCACGGCCCCGATCTCCCGCAGCCAGGCCGGCGCGTCGGGCGACCAGACGGCCCGGCACAGCCGCAACGCGTCCTGTCCGTAGACCTGGGACAACTGGTCGCGCTTGACCTTGGAGCCGGGCAGTTTCCAGCTGTCGACCCGAGGTCCGTAGCGGTGGGCGAACTCCGGCACGTCCACGGCCCGGGCCAGCCAGTCCGGTGCCGCGACCGACAGCGCCTCCAGCGCAGCCCGCACGCTCTCCCCGGCCAGCTCCAACCGGTTCAAGTCCCGTACCGCGCTGACCACATGGGTGGAATCGGTGCGCTGCTTTCCTCCCGCGGCCACCAGCCCGGCGTCCACGCAGTACTCAAGGAGCCGGTCGAAGACGACACGCTCCATGCCGTTGCCGACCAGGCGGGCCCGGAACCGGGGCAGCACACTGTGGTCGAAGCCGGTGTCCGTCAGCTCCAGGCCGAGGGCGTACTTCCAGTCGATGGCCCGTATCGCCATCGCCGCGGCCTGCCGATCAGTCAAATTCTCCGCGAACTGCAACACCGTGACCAGCGACAGCATCCCCGGCGACAGACCCGGCGCCCCACGCACCCCGAACGCCTCGGCGAACGGCTCATCGGTGAAGACCTCCCCGAGCCGGTCCCGCACCCGGATCGCCAAACTCCCCTGCGGGAACGCCGCCCGCGCGACCCGCACCGTCTGCTCCGGCACCGGCGGCAGCCCCATCGGCCGCAACGACATCACAACCCACCCTCCACGGCCGGACGACACGTAACGACCGCAGGAACGATCATCACCTACCGGTCAAGCAGCCGCAGAGAATTGCGCACCAGAGTCGCGAACAACGTCAAAGACCTTCCGGTAACTTCTCGGGCCGAGCATTCTCATCCCTGCATGGCGCGATACACCGTCTTATGTGCCTTCCGCATCAACTGGCGGCTGTAGTGACGACTTGCGGCCGGGGCGATGCTGTCCAGCGGGTGGACCGGCGCCTGCGCGGTCACCCGCCAGACCGCTTTACCCACCCGCCGTACCCGCCCGGACTCGGGGCGAGTCGTCCGTAAACCGCCGTGAGCTGCTTGGTATCTGTGCCTTGAAGGGCCGCTCACGGGCTGCGTCCTTGTCAGCGAGGAGTCCGTGCCGCCGCCGCATTGGTTCCCTTAATTTGGCGAGTACACGCCCATTGCCAGGGGCGTCGCGAGGGAGTTACATGGTTCCAGAACGCGAACGAAAGCGCTTTCTGTCGATCGGGAACCCCCGGTCGACTGCCCCTTCGCTGCCGCTGGGAGGCTGAATGACACCGCCCCGCACCAGACGCTACTCACTGGCCGTCGCCGCGCTCGCCGCGACCGCCTCGCTTGCCGCCGCCACGTTTCCGGCCCAGGCGGCCCGCCCCTCAACCGCCCATACTCCGCTGCGAGCCCAGGCCGTGGTGGCGTACGACTTCGGGCACCCGGACCCCGCCGACCCCGGTCGCGAGCAGGACATCGGACGCTCCGGCACCACGCTCAGCCTGATCAACGGCGGTTCCGCGATGCGCGTGGCCGACGAGGCGTACCCGGGTTCTTCGCCCGCCCTGCAGGTGCGCCAGCAGAACCCGGCCACCGCGGGCAACGACGACTGGAAGGCCGGGGCCTGGGACGCCGAAGGCATGCCGTCGCTCGGGGCGTTCAACAGTGCCCGGGGCGCCACTGTCATGGGCTGGTTCAAGATGACGGGCGACAATCCCGCCCTCAACTCCAACACGGCCGACCCCGGCGACCGTTACAACGCGATCGGGCTGGCCGGCATACTGTCCGGAACATCTGACGGCCACGCGGTGCGTGCGCTGCTGGAAC
This region includes:
- a CDS encoding transposase, with translation MSLRPMGLPPVPEQTVRVARAAFPQGSLAIRVRDRLGEVFTDEPFAEAFGVRGAPGLSPGMLSLVTVLQFAENLTDRQAAAMAIRAIDWKYALGLELTDTGFDHSVLPRFRARLVGNGMERVVFDRLLEYCVDAGLVAAGGKQRTDSTHVVSAVRDLNRLELAGESVRAALEALSVAAPDWLARAVDVPEFAHRYGPRVDSWKLPGSKVKRDQLSQVYGQDALRLCRAVWSPDAPAWLREIGAVDIMRQVLVQTYTVRTSSRGKEVVSKREADEDGVPPGHLRLASPYDTDARWSAKGDDLFWLGYKVHLTESCDNTPPEAEAEAEVRGRPNLITDVTTTLSTVPDVKATAPIQQQLADRGLPPAEHYLDSGYPSAELIETARSRGTVMVTPVLLDRSAQAKSHAGYDKSAFRIDWKARRVRCPQGNTSTGWHPVRQRERDAIVVEFAKPRSAERLVSCG